A window from Eretmochelys imbricata isolate rEreImb1 chromosome 23, rEreImb1.hap1, whole genome shotgun sequence encodes these proteins:
- the PIH1D1 gene encoding PIH1 domain-containing protein 1 isoform X2: MASQTDKSLLSAELEEEDDEEFRQLLLQATQKIQSAMPSVRDSKPIQPQPGFCIKTHAGSQEKVFVNICRSLDIPPPPDLSRQELECLLESDSASSFRIPMSLGEPHAELDNSGNGCAAYDVVINTGFFSKVEADPFFKEFFITVALEGLAEKYKMDINHPEWRILKNRKFMGCISGQTIRTKSSPVIQEISSPVLPKFTILAEPAGGPPEFLLADIHLPRVGSARELSLELGQDRVVLRGGPGPYLLDIYIPHDIVPELSHARFHRRTAVLTVKMPVQPQLGPP, from the exons ATGGCCTCCCAGACGGACAAGTCCCTGCTGTcggcagagctggaggaggaagatgatgaggagttCAGACAGCTGCTGCTCCAG GCCACCCAGAAGATCCAGAGCGCGATGCCTTCGGTGCGTGACTCGAAACCGATCCAGCCTCAGCCTG GGTTCTGCATTAAGACCCATGCGGGCTCCCAGGAGAAGGTGTTTGTGAACATCTGCCGGTCGCTGGACATCCCGCCGCCCCCCGACCTCAGCCGCCAGGAGCTGGAGTGTCTGCTCGAGTCGGACAGCGCCTCGTCCTTCCGCATCCCCATGAGCCTGGGGGAGCCCCACGCCGAGCTGGACAACA GCGGGAACGGCTGCGCCGCGTACGACGTGGTCATCAACACCGGCTTCTTCAGCAAAGTTGAG GCTGACCCCTTCTTCAAAGAGTTCTTCATCACGGTAGCCCTGGAGGGGCTGGCAGAGAAGTACAAGATGGACATCAATCACCCGG AGTGGCGAATCCTGAAGAACCGGAAGTTCATGGGCTGCATCTCGGGACAGACCATCCGCACCAAGTCCAGCCCTGTCATACAGGAGAT CAGTTCCCCTGTGCTCCCCAAATTCACCATCCTGGCGGAGCCGGCGGGAGGGCCCCCCGAATTCCTGCTGGCTGACATCCACCTGCCCAGAGTG GGCTCGGCGCGGGAGCTCtccctggagctggggcaggaccGGGTCGTGCtgcggggggggccgggccccTACCTCCTCGACATCTACATCCCCCACGACATCGTCCCGGAGCTCAGCCACGCCCGCTTCCACCGGCGCACCGCG GTGCTGACGGTGAAGATGCCCGTCCAACCCCAGCTGGGGCCCCCCTGA
- the PIH1D1 gene encoding PIH1 domain-containing protein 1 isoform X1 has product MASQTDKSLLSAELEEEDDEEFRQLLLQATQKIQSAMPSVRDSKPIQPQPGFCIKTHAGSQEKVFVNICRSLDIPPPPDLSRQELECLLESDSASSFRIPMSLGEPHAELDNSGNGCAAYDVVINTGFFSKVEADPFFKEFFITVALEGLAEKYKMDINHPEWRILKNRKFMGCISGQTIRTKSSPVIQEMDFSSPVLPKFTILAEPAGGPPEFLLADIHLPRVGSARELSLELGQDRVVLRGGPGPYLLDIYIPHDIVPELSHARFHRRTAVLTVKMPVQPQLGPP; this is encoded by the exons ATGGCCTCCCAGACGGACAAGTCCCTGCTGTcggcagagctggaggaggaagatgatgaggagttCAGACAGCTGCTGCTCCAG GCCACCCAGAAGATCCAGAGCGCGATGCCTTCGGTGCGTGACTCGAAACCGATCCAGCCTCAGCCTG GGTTCTGCATTAAGACCCATGCGGGCTCCCAGGAGAAGGTGTTTGTGAACATCTGCCGGTCGCTGGACATCCCGCCGCCCCCCGACCTCAGCCGCCAGGAGCTGGAGTGTCTGCTCGAGTCGGACAGCGCCTCGTCCTTCCGCATCCCCATGAGCCTGGGGGAGCCCCACGCCGAGCTGGACAACA GCGGGAACGGCTGCGCCGCGTACGACGTGGTCATCAACACCGGCTTCTTCAGCAAAGTTGAG GCTGACCCCTTCTTCAAAGAGTTCTTCATCACGGTAGCCCTGGAGGGGCTGGCAGAGAAGTACAAGATGGACATCAATCACCCGG AGTGGCGAATCCTGAAGAACCGGAAGTTCATGGGCTGCATCTCGGGACAGACCATCCGCACCAAGTCCAGCCCTGTCATACAGGAGATGGACTTCAG TTCCCCTGTGCTCCCCAAATTCACCATCCTGGCGGAGCCGGCGGGAGGGCCCCCCGAATTCCTGCTGGCTGACATCCACCTGCCCAGAGTG GGCTCGGCGCGGGAGCTCtccctggagctggggcaggaccGGGTCGTGCtgcggggggggccgggccccTACCTCCTCGACATCTACATCCCCCACGACATCGTCCCGGAGCTCAGCCACGCCCGCTTCCACCGGCGCACCGCG GTGCTGACGGTGAAGATGCCCGTCCAACCCCAGCTGGGGCCCCCCTGA